A window from Mogibacterium neglectum encodes these proteins:
- the rnmV gene encoding ribonuclease M5 has protein sequence MQKTNNSGKEDKLSINEVIVVEGRDDIDAVAKACDALIIATHGFGITSETWGLIEKAYEEKGIIILTDPDYSGEEIRRKLMAKFTKALHAYLPKSEAIKDDDIGVENAAPDAIRLALTKVHGITESAKQENISMHDLNKLELIGGQKAAVLREHVGAELGFKEAEWVWDIYTGSRSNAHKGQRKNLNSKV, from the coding sequence ATGCAAAAGACAAATAATTCGGGAAAAGAGGATAAGCTTAGCATAAACGAAGTGATAGTCGTAGAAGGTCGTGACGATATCGATGCCGTAGCAAAAGCCTGTGATGCGCTAATTATTGCAACGCATGGATTTGGGATAACGAGTGAGACATGGGGGCTAATCGAGAAAGCCTATGAGGAGAAAGGTATCATTATCCTGACTGATCCTGACTATTCTGGCGAGGAGATAAGGCGAAAGTTAATGGCAAAATTTACGAAAGCACTCCACGCATATTTGCCTAAATCAGAGGCTATTAAAGATGACGATATTGGAGTCGAGAATGCTGCACCAGATGCTATCAGGCTGGCGTTAACTAAAGTTCATGGTATAACCGAGAGTGCCAAACAAGAGAATATATCTATGCATGATCTTAACAAACTAGAGCTCATAGGAGGGCAAAAGGCTGCAGTACTTCGAGAGCATGTGGGAGCAGAGCTCGGATTTAAAGAAGCTGAATGGGTTTGGGATATCTATACAGGATCTCGAAGCAACGCTCATAAAGGTCAAAGAAAGAATTTGAATTCTAAAGTATAA
- a CDS encoding FtsB family cell division protein: MSKSKKKNREMRSSERVTTVSAESRETRLETRKKQRKQRSSSRGIFSKPANRRNLIIAAVVLLLLAASVRNIVKLELENRRLKNKQKELIEQRKELKIELRNVNSKEYIEEQARKQLRLVNPDEILFVFPNEKDKDNAKDK; encoded by the coding sequence ATGAGCAAAAGCAAAAAGAAGAACAGAGAGATGAGGTCATCCGAGAGGGTGACCACGGTCTCAGCTGAAAGCAGAGAAACTAGGCTAGAAACTAGGAAAAAACAAAGAAAGCAGAGATCGAGCTCAAGAGGAATTTTTTCAAAACCTGCAAACAGGCGTAATTTGATAATTGCGGCTGTAGTTTTGCTGTTGCTTGCAGCGTCGGTTCGTAACATCGTCAAGCTCGAACTAGAGAACAGAAGGCTTAAGAATAAGCAGAAAGAGCTTATAGAGCAGAGAAAAGAACTCAAAATTGAGCTTAGGAATGTAAACAGCAAGGAGTATATAGAGGAACAGGCTAGAAAGCAGCTAAGGCTTGTTAACCCAGATGAAATCCTATTTGTATTTCCTAACGAAAAGGATAAGGATAATGCAAAAGACAAATAA